From Paenarthrobacter sp. A20:
TGTGACCATGAGTGTCTCTGCCACGGCCTTCACGCTGCCAAGGTCGCCGAGTTCCCGGAGCATCTGCAGCTGGTGAATTTCCATTAGCAAATACTAAATCGTTGATTGAGAAGAATCTAGTTGTGCTAAATCGTCGGCGGGGATTCAATGGACTCAGCAGCAGCGAAGCAGCCCCAGCAGTGAGGAATTCCATGAAGGCTCTCTACAAATCCGGACCGCACGCAGGGTTCGAACTCGTCGACCGTCCCGAGCCCGAAGCGGGCCCCAGCGACGTGAAGATCCGTGTGATGACCACCGGCATCTGCGGTACCGACCTCCACATCCAAAGCTGGGATGCCTGGGCCCAGGGCATCATCGAAACGCCACTCATCGCAGGCCACGAGTTCTACGGCGAAGTAGTGGAAATCGGCGAGGACGTCCGCGACGTCAAGGTGGGGGACCGGGTCTCCGGCGAAGGCCACGTGGTCTGCGGCATCTGCCGTAACTGCCGCGCCGGTCGCCGCCAGATGTGCATCCACACGGTCTCCGTCGGCGTGCAGCGCGATGGCGCCTTTGCCGAGTACGTCGTCATCCCCGAAACCAACGTCTGGGTCCACCATGATGAATCCGTCACGCCGGAACTCGGCGCTATCTTCGATCCCTTCGGCAACGCCGTCCACACCGCACTGAGCTTCCCGCTGGTCGGCGAAGACGTGCTCATTACGGGTGCCGGCCCCATCGGACTTATGGCAATCGCCGTCGCCCGCCACGCCGGTGCCCGCAAGATCGCCATCACTGACGTCTCCGCGCCGCGGCTGGAACTTGCCCGCCAGATGGGTGTGGACCTTGCCGTGGACGTCTCCAAAATGCGCGTTCGCGAGGCACAGCAGGAACTGGGCATGCGCGAAGGCTTCGACATCGGTTTGGAAATGTCCGGACACCCCACGGCACTCCCTGAGATGATCGACAACATGAACCACGGCGGCCGCATCGCCATGCTCGGCCTTCCCAGCCAGTCCATCGACATCGACTGGGGCAAAGTCGTGACCCACATGCTCACGCTCAAGGGCATCTACGGCCGCGAGATGTTCGAAACCTGGTACGCCATGAGCGCCATGCTGTCCTCCAACCCCGTGCTGCACCGCAGCATCTCCGCCGTCGTCACCGACAAGCTGTCCGCAAAGGATTGGGAAAAGGGCTTCGAAATCGCCCGCAACGGTACAGGCGGCAAAGTGGTCCTCGACTGGACCGAACTGTAAGACCTGACTGCAACCGGATACCCCCAAAACCTAGGAGCACCCATGTATTCAGCCATCAAAGACCAACTGCAGGGCGAACTCGACGAGATCCGCAGCGCCGGTCTCTTCAAGACCGAACGGCACATCGACTCCCCGCAGGCCAGCCACATCGCCGCCGGCCAGCTCGGCCAGCCCGCCAACAAGGTCCTGAACTTCTGCGCCAACAACTACCTTGGCCTGGCCGACCACCCGGACATCATCGCCGCAGCAAAGTCCGCCATGGACGAGCGCGGCTTCGGCATGGCGTCCGTTCGTTTCATCTGCGGAACCCAGGACCTGCACCTGGAACTGGAGACCCGTGTCTCCGCGTTCCTGGGCACCGAGGACACCATCCTGTTCTCCAGCTGCTTCGACGCCAACGGCGGCGTGTTCGAGTCCCTCTTCGGCCCCGAAGACGCCATCATCTCGGACTCCCTGAACCACGCGTCCATCATTGACGGCATCCGCCTGAGCAAGGCCAAGCGCTTCCGCTACGCCAACCAGGACATGGCAGACCTTGAGGCCAAGCTGGTTGAAGCAGAAGGCTCCCGCCGGAAGATCATCGTCACGGACGGCGTGTTCTCCATGGACGGCTACCTCGCGCCGCTCGAGGCCATCTGCGACCTCGCCGAGAAACACGACGCTTTGGTGATGGTGGACGACTCCCACGCCGTTGGATTCATGGGACCCACGGGTGCCGGCACGCCTGAGCACGCCGGTGTTTCCGAGCGCGTGGACATCTACACGGGGACCTTCGGCAAGGCCCTCGGCGGCGCGTCGGGCGGCTACGTTTCCGGTCGCGGCGAGATCGTTGCGATGCTTCGCCAGAAGGCCCGCCCCTACCTGTTCTCCAACTCGCTCGCCCCGGCCATCGTTGCGGCCACCATCAAGGCAATCGAGCTGGTCCAGGAATCCGGCGAACTCCGTACCCGCCTGTTCGAGAACGCAGCGCTGTTCCGTCGCCGGATGAGCGAGGAAGGCTTCGAGCTCCTCGACGGCGAACACGCCATCATCCCGGTCATGTTCGGTGATGCCGTGGTTGCCGCGAAGGTTGCCGACGAGATGCTCAACAACGGCGTTTTCGTCACCGCTTTCAGCTTCCCGGTGGTCCCGAAGGGCGTGGCCCGCATCCGCGTACAGCTTTCCGCAGCCCACAGCGCGGACGACGTCGAAGCGTGCGTTCAGGCGTTCGTCAGGAGTCGCGCCGCGGTCGCCTGACCCCCTCTCACCTCCGGTGGGTTCCCGCCTGATGCTCTCTCACTCCCTTGGAGCAAGTGAGAGAGCATTTGGGTTTAAGGGCTGTTAGGTGAGAGATGGTCGGTGGGTGGCAAGGGTTGGAGGGCTGTCGCCGCGGCCGCGTCGGTCTGACAGGATGGAGCCATGGCTTCGAATTATGACGTGGTAATCGTTGGCGGCGGCATCGGGGGACTGTCGTTGGCGGCGGCTCTGGCGGGTAAGTGCACTGTTGCGCTTGTTGAGGCTGAGCAGTCCCTGGCCTTCCACACTTCGTCGCGTTCCGCGCGGCAACTCATCCCCAGCTACGGCCCAGCGGTGGTCCAGGAGCTGACCATCCGGACACTGGAGATGTTGGCGGAGAGGGATGCCCAGGCGGCGGAGCCGATCCTGACGCCTCGCGGGTTCATGCTGGTGGGGGACCAGGAGACTGTTCGCGCCGAAGCCAGCGGCAATATGCACCCCATCACCCACCAAGAGGCCATGCAGCTCTGCCCTGCGCTGAATCCAGATTCCTTCACCGCCGCAGGGCTGGATAACGGCTCCTTCGGCTGCAACGCCCCGCTGTTGCTCGAGGAACACCGCCGGACCGCCGAAGCTGCGGGCGTGGATATCATCACCGGCGCCAAGGTCCATTCGGCCCAGCGGCTGGGGAGTGGCTGGCAGGTGGGCGCGGGAACAGAAGGCTTCCAGTCCGGCGTCGTTGTCAACGCTGCCGGTGCGTGGGCGGATGAGTTGGCCGTTATCAGCGGCGTGGAGAAGCTCGGACTCCAGCCTTACCGCCGGACCGCAGCGATCGTGAACGTGGAGAACCCGTTGACGCCTGAAACACCCATGGTCTGTGCTGCCGACGACACGTTCTATTTCCGCGCCGAGGGCAACCAGGTACTGATCTCGCCGTCGGAAACCGTGCCCAGCGGAGCCGAGGACGCCAAGCCTTACCCAGGTGACGTTGAGGCGCTGATCAGCAAACTCAACGGTGTAACGTCGCTGGGCATCCGCTCCGTGGACCGTGCGTGGACAGGCCTGCGGACCGAAGCCGCGGACGGCATCCCCGTGGTGGGATTCGACGCCGAAGCGCCCGGCTTCTTCTGGTTGGCCGGACAGGGTGGCTACGGGTTCCAGACGTCCTCGGCCATCGCCGAACTTGCAGCCTCCCTGATCCTCGACCACGTCGCGGCAGACAGTCCGGAATCCCGGACAGCGGAGCAGCTCGCGGCAGTACGCTGGTCCATCCGGCGCTGAACAATAGGGTCATGAGCGGAATCACGAACGGGAACAGCGGCACCACCACTGTCATCACCAACATCGGCGAGTTGATGACCCAGGACCTCGAGCATCGAGTCCTCAGGGACGCGGCGATCGTGATCGAAGGTGAGCGCATCGCCTGGATCGGCCCCGCCAAGGACGCCCCTGCCGCTGACGCGGAAATCGACGCGGAGGGCCGTGCCGTCCTGCCCGGTTGGGTTGATTCGCACTCGCACCTCGTTTTCGCCGGCGACCGCACGGCCGAGTTCGAGGCCCGCATGGCCGGTGAAAGCTACAGCGCCGGCGGAATCGCAGTCACCACGGGAGCCACACGCAGCGTCAGCGACGACGAACTAACCCGCCTCGTGCGGGACCGCGTGGCTGAAGCGGTCTCGCAAGGAACCACATACCTGGAGAGCAAAACCGGCTACGGCCTCGACGTCGCGAATGAGGCCCGCAGCGCCCGCATCGCCGCGGCCGAAGTGGACGAGGTCACCTACCTCGGCGCGCACTTGGTCCCGAAAGGCTCCGATCCGGAGGAATACACGGACCTGGTCTGCGGCCGAATGCTCGACGCCGTCCTGCCGTACGTCCGCTGGGCCGACGTCTTCTGCGAACGGGGCGCGTTCACGGAAGACCAGTCGCGTCGCGTCCTGACGGCGGCCCGCAACGCCGGGCTCGGCCTGCGGGTCCATGGAAACCAACTGGGCGAGGGGCCCGGCGTAGCATTGGCCGTCGAGTTCGCGGCCGCCAGCGTGGACCACGTCAACTATCTCTCGGACAAGGACATCGCCTCGCTCGCAGGAACCTGGGCGGGCTGGGACCCGGCAACGGGCGCCGGCACAAGGGGAACCGTGGCAACCTGCCTTCCCGCCTGTGACCTCTCCACTCGCCAGCCCCTCGCGCCTGGCCGTGAATTGCTCGACGCCGGCGTGCAGGTAGCGCTGGCGGCCAACTGCAACCCTGGCACCTCGTACACCAGCTCCATGGCCTTCTGCGTGACCACGGCCGTCCTCCAGATGCACCTGAGCGTCCATGAGGCCGTCCGCGCAGCAACGTACGGCGGCGCCTTGGCGTTGGGCAGGGAGTCCGGGAACGACGTCGACGGCGAAAGGGCGGTGGGTTCGCTCGCCGTCGGGCATCGCGCAGACCTGCACATGCTGAAGGCGCCGTCGGCCACCCACCTGGCCTACCGTCCCGGGATCCCGCTGACACACTCGGTATGGCGGGCGGGCGCTCGGGCCGTCTGATTAAGGCAACGCGGGGTCACTTATGGCCCCTTCCGAGGTTACGGATGGGCTATAAGTGACCCCGCGTTGGGCTTACGCGCAGCTGAACTTCGCGTCGGCCCAATCACCCCAGTCGTCGCCGGCGTCGTCACCGTTCTTGTCGGCGATCAGCTCGACGTTCTGGACACCTGTGATGTCCACGTTGAGGGGAAGTGCTGCCGAATCGGCACTGAGAACGGGAGTCCTCAGCAGTTCGCGCCCATCGCCCTTGACGATAAAGACCACGGATCCGTGCAGGCCCTTGTTCAGCTTGGCGTCGTCCACTCCCACCACGGCGGTGAAGGCGTTGCACTTGGCTTCCGTTGCGATGCTGATCTTCGAGTCGGCGTGGACGCCGATGCCCTTCGGATAGACGACGCCGTCAAGCCGTAACGCGGGTCCGTCACCGGCGTTCTGCTCACCGTTGGCGCGGTCGCGTTCCGCAGGTCCCCAACCGTTGGTGCTGCCGATCCACGGCAGGTCGGAGGCGAACACAGTGCCCGTCAGGGCGGGCGCCGGCGGCTCCTGCGACGTCGAGGAACAGGTGAACTTGGCGTCGGCCCAGTCCGCGTGGTCGTTGCCGTTGGAGTCGCCGGCGTCGTTGGCCACCAGCTCCACGTACTGTGCTCCGGTGACGTCCACGGTCAGCGGCAGGGGAGCGCTGGTGGCGCCCAGGACAGGGGTGGTGACCTTGGTGGCGCCATCTGCCACAACGGAGAACTTCACGCTGCCCCGCGTCGGCTGGGCGTCGTCAATACCTACCGTTGCCGTAAAGGCAGTGCAGTAGCCGCCGAGGTAGTAGCGGACATTGCCGTTGGCGTGGGCACCCAAACCCTTGGCATAGACCGTGCCGTTCAGGGTGAGGGGTGTGCCGTCGCCCGTTCCCGTCCCGCCATTGGACTGGTCCTTCTCAACGGGCCCCCAGCCGTTCGTGGCGCTGACCCACGGGTGGTCGCTGGCGAACACGGTGGCCTGCGGTGGCTTGGGCAGCGTCCGGACGGTGGACGTCGTGCTGATGGTGCGGCCGCCTGCAGGCTCTGTTGTGGTGGTGTATTTGGCCGAGGCAGTGATGGGGTAGTCGCCATCGGCCGAAGCGGGCGCGGTGATCTTCCACGTGGTGGTCAGGGTGCCCCCGGCCGGCAGGGTCGCGGCCGTTGCAGGCGTGGAAGGGGTTGCCGTCCAGCCCTCAGGAAGTTCGAGCGCAACGGCGAGGCCGCTGATGGCCGCCGGTTCGTCCGAGACGAACGTGGTGACGAAGTCCTGCGCTTTGCCCTGCTGGACCACATCGCCTTGAAGCGCAGCCGAGAGTTGGGCGCAGGCCGGGACGGCGCCCGAGGCGCCGAGGTCCTCCACCAGGAAGTTGTCCAGGGTGAAGTCCGAACCATTCGAGCTGCCGGTTCGCTGCAGCCCCACAAAGTAGTCTCCGCAGAAGCCGGTATCGAGGATCTGCTCAAAACGGGCGGTGGTGGTTTTCGCATCGATGGCTTGGCTGCCCGTCACTGCGGGACCTGCCTGCGAGTCATAAGCGGAAACCCAGGCGTATTGCCCGGCCTTGGAGTTCTGGTAGTCGAAGGACACCTTGTACTTGTGGCCCGCCTGGAACGGTACGGTCGCCTCGGTGGTGCGGTAGACCATGCCCGGTCCACCGTTGGGGGCGAGGTTTTCATCGTGGGCGATCAGCGACCAGGTGCCGTCCAGCACTTCGTCGATCACGTTGGCATCCCAGCCCTTTTGGGTGAAGGGTTCGTTGCGCTCGGTGATGTGCGTGCGCGGGTCCGTGGAGCCGCCGGCGTCGCCTTTCACGAACGGTCCCCAGCCCTGGTCCACGTCCTCGAAGTCCTCGCTCAACACGCCGGTGGTTGCCACCCGGCTGGTCTTGACCGCCCGGAAGTCATCGACGCGCACGGTGGCATCGCCGTCGGCCGCTTGGACGGAAACGGTGGCCTTGGTGTTGTTCCGTGGCACGTCCACCAGCACCCGTACGCGCTGGAAAGCCGTGCCATGCTTTTCGTCGCCTGCCACGTAGTTTTCGGCGTTGGACGAATCGATGGTGACGCTTTCGGTCTTGCCGTTGATGGTGACGGAGAGCGTGGTGGGACGGGTCTTGCCGGGTTGGATTTCCACCCAGGCGCTGACGGATTGGGTTCCGGCGTCCAGCTTTACTTCCTGGCTGATCGACGACGGCGTTGCCCCCATCTCAGCGTAGCGGCGGCCTTTGTCGTCGCGGACCTGGGTGACGTTGCCTGTGGGGGTCCACGGGGAGAGATCGGCACCGTTGAAGCCGGGATCGTTGAATGCAGTTCCTTTACCGAAGTCGGCCTTCTTGGGCAGATCGGCCTTGTTGTTCTTCGGGGCAAGGACATACGGCTGCTTGGCGTCGGCCGTGACGGTGACCTGCCCGTTGACCACAGGCACATCGGCCACCTTGACGCGGCCGTTGTCGGTCAGCTTGAACAGTTCAAGCGAGCCGGACGTGGCGAACTCCTTGGTGAGGGTCCACGTGCTGGCACCCCCGGCCGGGTTGTAGTGGTAGAGCTTGTCGGCCTTGCCGTTCTCCTTGGAGGACCACGGCAGCAGGTACGTTCCACCCTGCAGTACGGAGGTTCCACCCACCGTGATGTTGCGTTCCTCGGCGGTGTTTCCGGTGACGGCCAAGCCATCGGCGAGGTCGATGCGGTCGGCCGTCCACTTGGTGATCTGGTGGTGCTGCAGGAACTTGGCGGGCACGTTGGCCGTCCAGACGTTCTCGCTGAAGGCGTTGAAGTCGTTCTGGCCAGTCCAGCCTTCGAACTCCACAATGTGGCTCACGCCAAGCTTGGGATCGGGGTTCCAGACGTCCGACTGGGTGTTGTTGATGAAGCGCAGGATCTGGGAGTTGATGCCCTTGTTGGTGGATCCACCGTACTTTTCGTCGTTGGCCCAGTGGGACCAGGTGTTGTTCCGGGAAAGGTGGTCCGCCCATTCCGAGCCGACCCGGAAGCCGTTCTTGACGAGTTCCTGTTGCAGCCGCTCGGCCAGCCAGCCGAATTCGTAGTAAACGTCCACGTAGACGAAGTCCAGGTTCTTGTCCGTGGCTTCGCGCAGTTCCTTGATGCGCTGGGCGAGCTTGCCCGAGTTGATGTCCTCGCGCTGGTTCATGTAGTAGGACTGGTCCAGCCAATTCCAGCCCAGGCCTTTGTCGGCGCGCAGCAGGTCCTCGCTGAAGGACTTGGCTTCAGGGTAGATCTCGGTGGCATTGATGTGGACGCCGAAACTGGCGTTCCAGTCTTTGCCTTCCTTGACCAGCTTGTTGAGGTCCTCGAGGCCACCGGCCCGGGTGTTGAAGTTGTTGCCATAGTCCGTGTTCGCCGAGTCGTGGCCCTCGCTGGTGTAGCCCTTGAGCATGGCCACCTGACCCAGGCCGTCGGTGGCCAGGGAGATGCGTTTGACGTCGTCCAGGGTGCGCAGGAACGGGTGGGTTGCCTGGGAGGCAAAGTTGAACGGGATGTGGGTGATCACGTTGTCCGGTGTCTGTTCGCCCTTGTTGGCGCTGACCTGGATGGACCTCATGGCGATCGCCGCATCCTGCCAGTCCACGCCGCCGTCGGCATTCGCGTCGGGGGTGATGGCGACGCGGGTCCATGGAAGTTCCTCGGTGGCGTCGGAGCCCTCAGTGCGATACAGCCACTGACCGCTGGCGAGACCCATGGTGACTCCGCCGGCACCGTCGCTGACGGCTTGGCGCCAGAAGCGGCCGCGGTCCTTCGCGCCCGGCCCGGAGGACGTGTCATACAGGGCGTTGGATTCAACTGCGGCACCCAAGGTCCCGGTGTTGGCCAGTGCGTAGGCGGAGCTCTTGGCAGCGGCATCCAGGGGAGTGGACGCGGTGATCGGTGTGAACTCGTCGCCCGTAACACTCCGGTCCACGGAAAGGTTGGCGGTGGATATCTGGGCTCCGGGCTGGGTGGAGCCCACGGTCACCAGGTTCAGCCGGGGGAGTTGAAGCGTCTTCACCTGGTGCTCGGTGGAGTCCTTGATCTCCGTGACATTAAACGAGACCACGTTCTTTTTCACTGAGAGCCGCGCTTTGATCACGGTGTTGCCGAATTCGGGCACGGTCAGGACGTAGTCCCTCGCGTCCTTTCCGGAAGCGGTGGACGTTCCGGTGACCGTGTACTCCACGGCGTTGATGGTGATGGTGTTGAGCCGCGTTGTGGTGCCGTCGAGGCGTGCTTTGGAAGCTGTATGGGTATACCCGAGGACCTGCGGGAACGTGGTGGCCACATCCACCCTGAGTTGGCCGGACGTGAGGGTCGTTGAATCGGCGGCGCTGACGATCTCCGTGGGTTGGGTGGATGGGGCTGCGGTGGCGGGTTGAATAGCCAGCAGACCCAGCGAGGATGAGGCGACGACGCAGGCCAAACTTAGTGAGGCGAGGCGTCTGGGGGAGGACAAGCCGGGCATTATGCTCCTTCTTGATTTTTCCGAGCTAGTAACAATCATGTTCTTGCGGACCCGTCTAAGACTGCTGCATGGGACAGAAGTTGACAAGAGTTAACAGTCACTTAACTTAAAAGCACATGTCGGCACACGCTTTCCATGGTTATGCGACCAGCTCAGCCACCCGCAGTTAATGAGCGGTCTTCGCATGCGGATGATCCTTGTGAGATCGAAAATGATCGTTTAGTGTTTCTATAGATCAGAAAACGTCATTAAGCTGAGCGGGAGCGAAACAAACGATGAGCGAGAACACACTGGGTGCCTTCATGGACGAAGAGCTGGCCTCCCAGCCCGAAGTCTGGCAGCGCGCCGTCGAGCAAGCACGTTCCGAGCAACTGCTTCCCGCCGATGGCAAGCGCATCGCCGTCATCGGCTGCGGGACGTCCTGGTTCATGGCGCAGAGCTACGCTGCAGCCCGCGAATCCGCGGGTAAGGGCGTCACGGACGCGTTCGCGGCGTCCGAGGCTTTCCTGAACAACAACAGTGCCGATCGCCAGTACGACGCCGTTGTGGCCATTACGCGGTCAGGAACCACCACTGAGGTTCTTGAGATCCTGGCTGAGCTTCAGGGGATCGTCCCCACGGTGGCGATCATCGGCGACACCTCCTCGCCGATCGTCCCGTTGGCAGACGCCGTGATTGGACTGCCCTACGCGGATGAGCGTTCCGTGGTGCAGACCCGCTTCGCCACCACGGCATTGGTCTACATGCTGACCAGTCTCGGAATCGATGTGCAGCAAGCAATCGAGGACGCCCGGGACGCCGTCAGCGCTCCGGTCTCCCAGGAACTGCTGGACGCCGAACAATTCACTTTCCTGGGCACCGGCTGGACGGTGGGCCTGGCTCACGAGGCCGGCCTGAAAATGCGCGAGGCCGTCCAGGGCTGGACCGAGTCCTACCCCGCGATGGAGTACCGCCACGGTCCCATTTCCATTGCTGCACCTGGCCGCGTCACCTGGTTGTTCGGAACCCAGCCTGAAGGCTTGGACAACGACATGGCAGTCACCGGCGCCCTCTACATCCACACGGACAAGCATCCGCTGGCTGAACTGGCACGGGTCCACAAGGTAACCCTGGAGCGTGCGCGCGTCCGCGGACTGAATCCGGACCTGCCCCGCAACCTGACGCGTTCCGTCATTCTCGACGCCTCCGCCTAGGCACCCGATCATGGTTCTCGGAGCCGCAGAATCACCTGTCCTTTCATTCGACGTTGGCGGGACGGACATCAAAGCTGGTCTGGTGGATGCCCGGGGGACCGTTCTGGGCATGCGCCGGGTCCCCACGCCGTTGGATTCGGCGAGGCCGGGCGAGGCGGTCCTCGACCGGCTCGCCGAGCTTGCTGCGGAGTTGGCGTCCGAGTTCCCGGGCTCACCGGCCCGCGCCGCCGGCATCATCGTTCCGGGCATCGTGGACTCTGCTGCCGGAGTTGGCGTCTACTCCGCCAACCTGGGATGGCGTGATTTCCCGTTCACTGCCGAGGCCGAGAAGCGCCTGGGAATCCCGGTGGCGTTCGATCACGATGTCCGCTCCGCTGCTGCGGTGGAACACAGCATTGGTGGCTCGAAAGAGTTCAACGACGTCGTGGTGATGGTGGTGGGAACTGGAATCGCAGCGGCAGTGTTCTCAGGTGGGAAGGCTGTCACAGCGGGCGGTTTCGCCGGCGAGCTCGGCCATGCCCAGGTGCCGGACCCTGATGCCGCCGCCGGAACCGCCAACTCCACCATCCTGGAAGCCGTAGGTTCCGCCGGGGCCATCGCCAAGCGCTATCACCGGGCGTCGGGGAACAGGGTGAATGGCGCCCGTGGCGTCCTGCTCAGGGCAAATTCGGGCGACGAACTGGCAGCCCGTATCTGGGCTGATGCCGTGGATGCCCTCGCTTTCACCATCTGCCAGTGCGTCAACATCATCGGTACCGAGGCAGTGGTTATCGGCGGAGGCCTGGCTGAAGCCGGGGATGAACTCCTGGAGCCCCTCCGCGTCCGGGTGGACCAGATCCTCGATTTCCAGCGGCGTCCCCAACTCATCCGTGCTGAGCTGGGTCAAGATGCAGGCTTGCTCGGTGCGGCCTTGAATGCCAGGGCACTCTTGGGAGGCACCCAGTGAAACGCGCTGCTGTGAACCGCATCATTACCGTCACGCCCAACCCGGCCATTGACATGACCTACACCGTGCAGGGGATCACCGAGGGCGCCAGCCACCGCGTCCCCACGCCCTTGAGCCGGGCGGGCGGCAAAGGGATCAATGTAGCCCGCGTTACGCACCAGCTCGGCTACCCCGTCCTTGCCATTGCACCCACGGGTGGGGCGGCGGGCCAAACCCTCGCTGCTGAACTCTGGACGAGTGGAGTGCCGCACACCCTGGTGGGGGTCGCCGCCGAGACCCGCCGCAGCATCGCACTCGTCGATACCATCGCGGGGGAGACGTCCATCTTCAATGAGGAGGGCCAAGCCCTGCTGCCGGATGACTGGCGATCGCTCCGGATTGCGGTGGTTGAGGCCGTGAGCGGAAACCGCAACCTGCCGGCCTCCGTCCTGGTCGGTTCCGGAAGCCTGCCCCCTGGCGCCCCCGCGGACTTCTATCCGGAACTGGTCCGGTTGGCCCACGACGCCGGCATCCCCGCCATCATCGACACTTCCGGTCCCGGAATCATCGCGGCAGCAAAAGCTGGAGCCGACGTCCTCAAGCCCAACCACCACGAACTCGCAGAGGCCACCGGGGAGTCCAGCCTTGAAGCGGCGGCCCTCTCACTGATCGACATGGGTGCCCGCACCGTGCTTGTCAGTGCAGGTGCGGACGGGATGCTCGCCTTCGACCACGCAGCCCCTGGTGGTTACTGGAGCGCCCGCTTGCCCGAGGCGCTCAGCGGCAACCCCACAGGAGCGGGCGACGCCGGTGTGGCGGCTGCCGCCGTCGCACTCGCCGAAGGCATTACCGAACCCCGCGAAATACTTCGCCGTGCCACCGCTTGGTCGGCCGCGGCCGTACTCATGCCCGCGGCGGGCGAAATCTCGCCGCGGTACCAGGAACTTCAAGACCAACTGATCGTGACATGGAAGGAGACCCGGTGACCCTGGTCAACACGCGGGAACTCATGGACAGGGCCGCCGCCTCCGGCACGGGCCAAGGCGCGTTTAACATCATCCACATCGAAACGGCCGAAGGGCTGGTGGCTGGAGCCGAAGCGGCCGGTGTTCCGCTGATTCTGCAGATCTCCGAGAACTGCGCCAAATACCATGGCGGGCTCGAGCCCATCGCCTCAGCCGCACTGGCGATCGCCCGTTCGGCCGCTGTGCCCGTTTCGCTTCACCTGGACCACGCCGAGTCCGAAGACCTGGCGCTCGCCGCAGTGGATCTCGGGTTCGGTTCGGTCATGTACGACGGCGCGCATCTTCCCTACGAATGGAACGTCGAAGTCACCCAGCGCGTAGCCAAGTACGCCCACGAGCGTGGTGTCTATGTGGAGGCCGAACTGGGAAAGGTGGGAGGCAAGGACGGCGCCCACGCCCCGGGCGTCCGGACGGACCCCGCCGAGGCCAAGGCATTCGTTGAGGCAACAGGAGTGGACGCGCTGGCTGTGGCTGTGGGTTCATCCCACGCCATGACCGAGCGAAGCGCCGCTCTGGACCTGCACTTGATCACACGGCTGAAGTCCGCCGTCGGAAAACCGCTGGTCCTTCACGGCTCCTCAGGCGTCACAGACGAGGTGCTCGTAGCCGCTATCGGCGCGGGTATGACTAAAATCAACGTATCCACACATTTGAACGGGTTCTTCACCCGCGCCGTCCGTGAGTACCTCGATGCCAACCCTGCAG
This genomic window contains:
- a CDS encoding SIS domain-containing protein; protein product: MSENTLGAFMDEELASQPEVWQRAVEQARSEQLLPADGKRIAVIGCGTSWFMAQSYAAARESAGKGVTDAFAASEAFLNNNSADRQYDAVVAITRSGTTTEVLEILAELQGIVPTVAIIGDTSSPIVPLADAVIGLPYADERSVVQTRFATTALVYMLTSLGIDVQQAIEDARDAVSAPVSQELLDAEQFTFLGTGWTVGLAHEAGLKMREAVQGWTESYPAMEYRHGPISIAAPGRVTWLFGTQPEGLDNDMAVTGALYIHTDKHPLAELARVHKVTLERARVRGLNPDLPRNLTRSVILDASA
- a CDS encoding ROK family protein, with the translated sequence MVLGAAESPVLSFDVGGTDIKAGLVDARGTVLGMRRVPTPLDSARPGEAVLDRLAELAAELASEFPGSPARAAGIIVPGIVDSAAGVGVYSANLGWRDFPFTAEAEKRLGIPVAFDHDVRSAAAVEHSIGGSKEFNDVVVMVVGTGIAAAVFSGGKAVTAGGFAGELGHAQVPDPDAAAGTANSTILEAVGSAGAIAKRYHRASGNRVNGARGVLLRANSGDELAARIWADAVDALAFTICQCVNIIGTEAVVIGGGLAEAGDELLEPLRVRVDQILDFQRRPQLIRAELGQDAGLLGAALNARALLGGTQ
- a CDS encoding 1-phosphofructokinase family hexose kinase encodes the protein MKRAAVNRIITVTPNPAIDMTYTVQGITEGASHRVPTPLSRAGGKGINVARVTHQLGYPVLAIAPTGGAAGQTLAAELWTSGVPHTLVGVAAETRRSIALVDTIAGETSIFNEEGQALLPDDWRSLRIAVVEAVSGNRNLPASVLVGSGSLPPGAPADFYPELVRLAHDAGIPAIIDTSGPGIIAAAKAGADVLKPNHHELAEATGESSLEAAALSLIDMGARTVLVSAGADGMLAFDHAAPGGYWSARLPEALSGNPTGAGDAGVAAAAVALAEGITEPREILRRATAWSAAAVLMPAAGEISPRYQELQDQLIVTWKETR
- a CDS encoding endo-alpha-N-acetylgalactosaminidase family protein gives rise to the protein MPGLSSPRRLASLSLACVVASSSLGLLAIQPATAAPSTQPTEIVSAADSTTLTSGQLRVDVATTFPQVLGYTHTASKARLDGTTTRLNTITINAVEYTVTGTSTASGKDARDYVLTVPEFGNTVIKARLSVKKNVVSFNVTEIKDSTEHQVKTLQLPRLNLVTVGSTQPGAQISTANLSVDRSVTGDEFTPITASTPLDAAAKSSAYALANTGTLGAAVESNALYDTSSGPGAKDRGRFWRQAVSDGAGGVTMGLASGQWLYRTEGSDATEELPWTRVAITPDANADGGVDWQDAAIAMRSIQVSANKGEQTPDNVITHIPFNFASQATHPFLRTLDDVKRISLATDGLGQVAMLKGYTSEGHDSANTDYGNNFNTRAGGLEDLNKLVKEGKDWNASFGVHINATEIYPEAKSFSEDLLRADKGLGWNWLDQSYYMNQREDINSGKLAQRIKELREATDKNLDFVYVDVYYEFGWLAERLQQELVKNGFRVGSEWADHLSRNNTWSHWANDEKYGGSTNKGINSQILRFINNTQSDVWNPDPKLGVSHIVEFEGWTGQNDFNAFSENVWTANVPAKFLQHHQITKWTADRIDLADGLAVTGNTAEERNITVGGTSVLQGGTYLLPWSSKENGKADKLYHYNPAGGASTWTLTKEFATSGSLELFKLTDNGRVKVADVPVVNGQVTVTADAKQPYVLAPKNNKADLPKKADFGKGTAFNDPGFNGADLSPWTPTGNVTQVRDDKGRRYAEMGATPSSISQEVKLDAGTQSVSAWVEIQPGKTRPTTLSVTINGKTESVTIDSSNAENYVAGDEKHGTAFQRVRVLVDVPRNNTKATVSVQAADGDATVRVDDFRAVKTSRVATTGVLSEDFEDVDQGWGPFVKGDAGGSTDPRTHITERNEPFTQKGWDANVIDEVLDGTWSLIAHDENLAPNGGPGMVYRTTEATVPFQAGHKYKVSFDYQNSKAGQYAWVSAYDSQAGPAVTGSQAIDAKTTTARFEQILDTGFCGDYFVGLQRTGSSNGSDFTLDNFLVEDLGASGAVPACAQLSAALQGDVVQQGKAQDFVTTFVSDEPAAISGLAVALELPEGWTATPSTPATAATLPAGGTLTTTWKITAPASADGDYPITASAKYTTTTEPAGGRTISTTSTVRTLPKPPQATVFASDHPWVSATNGWGPVEKDQSNGGTGTGDGTPLTLNGTVYAKGLGAHANGNVRYYLGGYCTAFTATVGIDDAQPTRGSVKFSVVADGATKVTTPVLGATSAPLPLTVDVTGAQYVELVANDAGDSNGNDHADWADAKFTCSSTSQEPPAPALTGTVFASDLPWIGSTNGWGPAERDRANGEQNAGDGPALRLDGVVYPKGIGVHADSKISIATEAKCNAFTAVVGVDDAKLNKGLHGSVVFIVKGDGRELLRTPVLSADSAALPLNVDITGVQNVELIADKNGDDAGDDWGDWADAKFSCA